Proteins encoded together in one Etheostoma cragini isolate CJK2018 chromosome 11, CSU_Ecrag_1.0, whole genome shotgun sequence window:
- the lrrc3 gene encoding leucine-rich repeat-containing protein 3: MQDLAGLVMPRKFSIFDRFALWWWGLLLGLFIARAEVMACPTTCHCMDKSGMTVVQCMSRNLENIPSDLPRDTVVLLLASNHITHIPSHAFRELHYLQELDLSNNDIETVDLGAFQGVSDSLLALDLSNNRIQSVPKEAFARLHAKISLSNNPWHCECMLQEVLRELRLDPETVNEVICHTAVQEEYAGKSIIQVLDSGINFCNFHHKTTDVAMFVTMFGWFTMVIAYVIYYVRHNQEDARRHLEYLKSLPSSSQISKDFDTISTVL, encoded by the coding sequence ATGCAAGACTTAGCGGGGCTTGTTATGCCCAGGAAATTCTCTATCTTTGATAGATTTGCCCTCTGGTGGTGGGGCTTGCTCCTTGGATTATTCATTGCGCGTGCAGAAGTGATGGCTTGTCCCACGACTTGCCACTGTATGGACAAGAGCGGCATGACCGTGGTCCAATGCATGTCTCGCAACCTGGAGAACATCCCGTCAGATCTTCCGAGAGATACCGTTGTCCTTCTTTTGGCATCCAACCACATCACCCACATACCAAGCCACGCCTTCAGAGAACTGCACTACCTTCAGGAGCTGGACTTGTCCAACAATGACATCGAGACTGTGGACCTCGGAGCTTTCCAAGGTGTTTCGGACAGCCTCCTTGCCCTGGATCTATCAAACAACCGCATTCAAAGTGTCCCCAAAGAGGCCTTTGCACGTCTACATGCAAAAATCAGCCTGTCCAACAACCCGTGGCACTGCGAGTGCATGCTGCAGGAGGTCCTGAGGGAGCTGCGGCTGGACCCCGAGACAGTCAATGAGGTGATTTGCCACACGGCGGTGCAGGAGGAGTACGCGGGCAAATCCATCATCCAGGTGCTGGACTCAGGGATCAACTTCTGCAACTTTCACCACAAGACCACCGACGTGGCCATGTTCGTCACCATGTTCGGTTGGTTCACCATGGTGATTGCGTACGTCATCTACTATGTGCGACACAATCAGGAGGACGCCAGGAGGCACCTGGAGTACCTCAAGTCACTGCCGAGCAGCTCTCAGATCAGCAAGGACTTTGACACCATCAGCACTGTTCTCTAG